The following proteins are encoded in a genomic region of Enterocloster clostridioformis:
- the cobT gene encoding nicotinate-nucleotide--dimethylbenzimidazole phosphoribosyltransferase, with protein sequence MTLKEAMKSIKPASQALRRQAERRWDQVAKPLGSLGVLEEDIIRIAAASGSLAVSLHPRAIVVMCGDNGIVKEGVTQTGQEVTAIVAGNMAQGNSCVCLMARQAGADVIPVDVGMACRDAVPGVVNRKVAYGTKDFLEAPAMTREETVKAMEAGADMAVELKERGYVLAGSGEMGIGNTTTSSALLSVLLDVDPERVTGRGAGLTTAGYNRKVQVIREGIRIHRPSGEDPVDALSKVGGLDLAALTGFYIGCAACGLPVVLDGLITGVAALAAVRISPDVKEYLLASHVSAEPAGTMVLDALGLKPAISAGMCLGEGTGAAALLPLLDMAASVYTRMSSFDEIHVDAYEHLV encoded by the coding sequence ATGACATTGAAGGAAGCAATGAAGAGCATTAAGCCCGCCAGCCAGGCCCTCAGGCGTCAGGCAGAGCGGCGCTGGGACCAGGTGGCCAAGCCTTTGGGAAGCCTGGGAGTCCTGGAGGAGGATATCATACGCATAGCCGCCGCATCCGGCAGCCTGGCAGTCAGCCTGCACCCCAGGGCTATTGTGGTCATGTGCGGGGATAACGGCATTGTAAAGGAAGGCGTGACCCAGACCGGACAGGAGGTTACCGCCATTGTGGCAGGGAACATGGCTCAGGGAAATTCATGTGTATGCCTTATGGCCCGTCAGGCAGGGGCTGACGTAATTCCTGTGGATGTGGGCATGGCCTGCCGTGACGCGGTTCCCGGCGTGGTGAACCGGAAAGTGGCATATGGGACAAAGGATTTCCTGGAGGCTCCTGCCATGACCAGGGAGGAAACGGTGAAGGCCATGGAGGCAGGAGCAGATATGGCCGTGGAGCTGAAAGAAAGGGGCTATGTGCTGGCCGGCTCCGGAGAAATGGGAATTGGCAATACCACTACCAGCAGCGCCCTTCTTTCCGTACTTTTGGATGTGGACCCCGAACGGGTGACGGGCCGGGGGGCCGGTCTGACCACGGCTGGTTACAACCGCAAGGTGCAGGTCATAAGGGAAGGAATCCGCATTCACAGGCCGTCCGGAGAGGATCCGGTGGACGCGCTGTCCAAAGTGGGCGGTTTGGATTTGGCGGCCCTGACCGGCTTTTACATTGGATGCGCGGCCTGCGGCCTGCCGGTGGTGCTGGACGGACTCATAACAGGGGTGGCCGCTCTGGCAGCCGTCCGAATCAGCCCGGATGTAAAAGAGTATCTGCTGGCCTCCCACGTTTCAGCCGAGCCTGCCGGGACAATGGTCCTGGATGCCCTTGGCCTTAAGCCCGCTATTTCCGCGGGAATGTGTCTGGGGGAGGGCACCGGCGCAGCGGCCCTGCTTCCGCTTTTAGATATGGCGGCGTCTGTGTACACCCGGATGAGCAGCTTTGATGAGATCCATGTGGATGCCTATGAGCATCTGGTGTGA